The Microbacterium trichothecenolyticum sequence CGGGCGGCTCCAGGATATCCCCGTGCAGGGCAAGAAGAAGGTGCTGCTGGCGGCACCCCGCGGCTACTGCGCCGGCGTCGACCGTGCCGTCATCGCCGTCGAGAAGGCCCTCGAGCGCTACGGCGCGCCGGTCTACGTGCGCAAGCAGATCGTGCACAACATCCACGTGGTGACCGAGCTCGAGAAGAAGGGGGCGATCTTCGTCGACGAGGTCGACGAGGTCCCCACCGGGGCCCACGTCGTCTTCAGCGCGCACGGCGTGTCGCCGGCGGTCGTGTCCGCGGCATCCGACCGGGGCCTGCAGGCGATCGACGCGACCTGCCCCCTCGTCACGAAGGTGCACCGCGAAGCCGTGCGTTTCGCGCGCGACGACTTCGAGATCCTGCTGATCGGCCACGAGGGTCACGAAGAGGTCGAGGGCACCGCCGGCGAGGCGCCGGAGCACGTGACCGTCGTCAACTCACCCGATCACGCCGACACGATCGAGGTGCGCGACCCGTCGAAGGTCGTGTGGCTGTCGCAGACCACCCTCTCGGTCGACGAGACGATGGAGACGGTGCGGCGCCTGCGCGAACGCTTCCCCCAGTTGCAGGACCCGCCCTCCGACGACATCTGCTACGCCACCCAGAACCGCCAGGTCGCGATCAAGAAGGTCGCCGTCGGCGCCGATCTCGTGATCGTCGTGGGCTCTGCCAACTCCTCCAACAGCGTGCGCCTGGTCGAGGTGGCCCTCGAGCACGGCGCGAAGGCCGCGTACCGCGTCGACTACGTCGACGAGGTGCAGCAGGAGTGGCTCGAGGGCGTCGAGACGGTCGGCGTCACCAGTGGTGCCTCGGTGCCGGAGGTGCTCGTCAGCGAGGTGCTCGAAGAGCTGGCCGGTGCCGGCTACCGCGACGTCGAAGAGGTGCGCACCGCCGAGGAAGATCTGATCTTCTCGCTTCCGAAGGAGCTGCGTCAGGATGCCAGCGGCAAGCGCGACAGCCGCGCTCTCGGCGGGCGGGGCCGCGCATGAGCGACGCCGAGCAGCGTGCTGC is a genomic window containing:
- a CDS encoding 4-hydroxy-3-methylbut-2-enyl diphosphate reductase; the encoded protein is MSSPVVHLPVPRIPGRRGRLQDIPVQGKKKVLLAAPRGYCAGVDRAVIAVEKALERYGAPVYVRKQIVHNIHVVTELEKKGAIFVDEVDEVPTGAHVVFSAHGVSPAVVSAASDRGLQAIDATCPLVTKVHREAVRFARDDFEILLIGHEGHEEVEGTAGEAPEHVTVVNSPDHADTIEVRDPSKVVWLSQTTLSVDETMETVRRLRERFPQLQDPPSDDICYATQNRQVAIKKVAVGADLVIVVGSANSSNSVRLVEVALEHGAKAAYRVDYVDEVQQEWLEGVETVGVTSGASVPEVLVSEVLEELAGAGYRDVEEVRTAEEDLIFSLPKELRQDASGKRDSRALGGRGRA